In a single window of the Melissococcus plutonius ATCC 35311 genome:
- a CDS encoding TetR/AcrR family transcriptional regulator — MIIDAFFKLVNEKGYHAVTVQDIANEAMINRTTFYAHFKDKQNLFEYVFDFAVNVCISVLDSDNFVQDNCIRIKYIESLLTRGYIDIYENKQFFLTVMESNTNELLRKRLAKILSEKYSNIFAKLKITENDIEVPIDFIIEYITSIFIGTLHWWITSNTDMTANHLAQLVIKLVSNSHLTVLGIKIEQ, encoded by the coding sequence ATGATTATTGATGCATTTTTTAAATTGGTTAATGAAAAAGGATATCATGCAGTGACTGTTCAAGACATTGCTAATGAAGCGATGATTAATAGAACAACTTTTTATGCTCATTTCAAAGATAAACAAAATCTATTTGAATATGTTTTTGATTTTGCTGTTAATGTGTGTATTTCTGTTTTAGATTCAGATAATTTTGTTCAAGATAATTGTATTAGAATAAAATACATAGAATCTCTACTGACACGTGGCTATATTGATATTTATGAAAACAAACAATTCTTTTTAACTGTTATGGAGAGCAACACAAATGAATTACTACGTAAGCGTCTAGCAAAAATTCTTTCTGAGAAGTATTCCAATATTTTTGCTAAATTAAAAATTACAGAAAATGATATCGAAGTTCCTATTGATTTTATTATTGAATATATCACTTCTATCTTTATTGGTACACTGCATTGGTGGATTACTAGTAACACAGATATGACAGCGAATCATTTAGCACAACTAGTTATTAAACTAGTTTCAAATAGTCATTTAACCGTTCTAGGTATTAAAATTGAACAATAA